A genomic window from Methanobrevibacter arboriphilus JCM 13429 = DSM 1125 includes:
- a CDS encoding DUF1786 domain-containing protein: MKILAIDIGAGTQDILFYDDEKELENSIKLVLPSPPIIIVEKIKEQTAKGNNIYFDGTIMGGGKIKNAIIAHIKNGYKVAMEKHPARTIKDDLKVVEDLGVEIVDSGSFLKDSKYSNYYKISLIDVNIEQITSTISEYDINFKFDKIAVAAQDHGFSEKMGDRDFRFEKIREKLSYPMPVEEFAFDGNVPDYFSRMKAIEESLFGLNPIIMDSKFASICGACFDPEISHLNSFVVMDIGNGHTMAASIEDGKIQGVFEHHTSSLSPEKIERLVQRLVEGTITHKEVHDDYGHGAHVVNPISTLEKVVVTGPKRKIIEKTNLAYYNASPGGDVMMTGPVGLIKAVEYLKN, from the coding sequence ATGAAAATTTTAGCAATTGACATTGGTGCAGGAACTCAAGATATATTATTTTATGATGATGAAAAAGAACTTGAAAATTCTATAAAATTAGTTCTACCTTCTCCACCTATAATAATTGTTGAAAAAATTAAGGAACAAACAGCTAAAGGAAATAATATTTACTTTGATGGAACTATAATGGGTGGGGGGAAAATCAAAAATGCTATTATTGCTCATATAAAAAATGGCTATAAAGTAGCTATGGAAAAACACCCTGCTCGGACTATAAAAGATGATTTGAAAGTAGTTGAGGATTTAGGGGTTGAAATTGTTGATAGTGGTAGCTTTTTAAAAGATTCAAAATATTCAAATTATTATAAAATAAGCTTAATAGATGTTAATATTGAACAAATAACTTCAACAATTTCAGAATATGATATAAACTTCAAATTTGATAAAATTGCAGTCGCTGCTCAAGATCATGGTTTTAGTGAGAAAATGGGTGATAGAGATTTTAGATTTGAAAAAATTAGGGAAAAGTTAAGTTATCCTATGCCTGTTGAAGAATTTGCTTTTGATGGTAATGTTCCTGATTATTTTTCTCGAATGAAAGCTATTGAAGAATCTCTTTTTGGTTTAAATCCAATTATTATGGATTCAAAATTTGCTTCTATTTGTGGGGCTTGTTTTGATCCTGAGATTTCTCATTTAAACAGTTTTGTTGTTATGGATATTGGTAATGGTCATACAATGGCTGCTTCTATTGAAGATGGAAAAATTCAAGGTGTTTTTGAGCATCATACTTCTAGTTTATCTCCAGAAAAAATAGAAAGACTTGTCCAAAGACTTGTTGAGGGAACTATAACTCATAAAGAGGTTCATGATGATTATGGTCATGGTGCACATGTAGTTAATCCTATTTCAACTCTTGAAAAGGTTGTTGTTACTGGACCTAAGCGAAAAATCATTGAAAAAACAAATTTAGCTTATTATAATGCTTCTCCTGGTGGAGATGTCATGATGACTGGTCCTGTTGGTTTGATTAAAGCTGTTGAATATTTAAAAAATTAA
- a CDS encoding flippase: MSNRLARGSILILIGNIIFRVGGFVYRFLMGQLLGPSSYGILSYTLQFQGILQVLSAGGLPPAIAKYVAEYTAIDERALARQTIYTSLKIMLFLGILFGFLMVFFIAPYLAALNPKMPGLLYPLQAVGFIVPFSVIVGAFRGAFQGVIKMEYILATRATEQISMIIFATLLVLLGYSAFGAVMGSVIGFAASAILSIIIFQKYMWKYVPKPEVEYKFSIYEELKLAKKMIFFAVPVTITALAEMLIFAISTFVIAKLLGDTFTGYFGAADPISRFPLIISTSLATTILPAVSAAFSTKNQNLLSKYVSQSYKYSMLIVIPMCIGISLFSTPILQITFPKFLDAAPALSILVIGMTFYSLFAISSSIVQGIGNPRIPMYVLVTGAIATFILNWLMVPIYGIVGGAIATTIACFLIMIPILKMSFSLTNTKAPISFIGKVVISSLLMGLIILIIPNTVLGLILGIIACPIIYLVFLILLRSFSEEDINAIRRFSHKFGPLSNIINKVLKVIERFI, encoded by the coding sequence ATGAGTAATAGGCTAGCAAGAGGAAGCATTTTAATACTAATAGGTAATATCATATTTCGTGTTGGAGGATTCGTATATCGATTTTTAATGGGACAGCTTTTAGGACCCTCCTCTTATGGAATATTAAGTTATACATTACAATTTCAAGGTATTCTTCAAGTATTATCTGCAGGAGGGTTGCCTCCAGCTATAGCTAAGTATGTGGCAGAATATACAGCTATTGATGAAAGAGCCCTTGCAAGACAAACAATATACACATCGCTAAAAATAATGCTCTTTCTTGGAATTTTATTTGGTTTTCTAATGGTTTTTTTTATAGCTCCTTATTTAGCAGCTTTAAACCCAAAAATGCCAGGACTTTTATATCCATTACAAGCAGTAGGTTTCATAGTTCCATTTAGTGTCATCGTAGGAGCATTTAGAGGTGCTTTCCAAGGTGTTATCAAAATGGAATATATTTTAGCTACCCGAGCTACAGAACAAATTTCTATGATAATTTTTGCTACTTTATTAGTCTTATTAGGATATTCTGCATTTGGAGCAGTGATGGGTTCTGTAATAGGCTTTGCAGCTTCAGCAATACTATCTATTATTATATTTCAGAAATATATGTGGAAATATGTCCCTAAGCCAGAAGTGGAATATAAATTTTCAATTTATGAAGAGTTAAAGTTAGCTAAGAAGATGATATTCTTTGCTGTTCCAGTGACTATAACTGCATTAGCTGAAATGCTTATTTTTGCAATATCTACTTTTGTTATAGCTAAATTATTGGGAGATACATTTACAGGGTATTTTGGTGCTGCAGATCCAATTTCTAGATTCCCTTTGATAATTTCAACTTCACTTGCAACAACAATATTACCTGCAGTTTCAGCTGCATTCAGTACAAAAAATCAAAATTTGCTTAGTAAGTATGTTTCACAATCATATAAATACTCAATGTTAATTGTTATCCCTATGTGTATTGGAATATCATTATTTTCAACTCCAATACTTCAAATTACATTTCCAAAATTTTTAGATGCAGCTCCTGCTTTAAGTATTCTTGTTATAGGAATGACATTTTATTCACTGTTTGCAATTTCTTCAAGTATTGTTCAAGGTATTGGAAACCCAAGAATTCCAATGTATGTCTTAGTAACAGGGGCAATTGCAACATTTATTCTTAATTGGCTAATGGTTCCAATTTATGGAATTGTTGGTGGAGCTATTGCAACTACAATAGCATGTTTTTTAATCATGATACCTATATTAAAAATGAGCTTTAGTTTAACAAATACAAAAGCCCCTATTTCCTTTATTGGAAAAGTTGTTATATCATCATTATTAATGGGTTTAATTATTTTAATTATTCCAAATACAGTGCTTGGATTAATATTAGGAATAATAGCATGCCCAATAATTTATTTAGTATTCTTAATACTTCTAAGATCATTTTCTGAAGAAGATATAAATGCTATTCGTAGATTTTCTCATAAATTTGGACCATTATCCAATATAATTAATAAAGTTTTAAAAGTAATTGAAAGATTCATATAA
- a CDS encoding flavodoxin family protein — protein MFIVGICGSPRKKATEYVLDKSLEDLKEQGFETEMFTVRGKEINPCRHCDYCLKKKECVMKDDMFDVYDLLRKADGIILASPMYNGSISSQIKAVMDRCRALGAEDINLLKGKIGMSIAVGGDRAGGQELAIQQINTYYILSGIIPVSGGPFGANLGATLWSQDTLEGVKKDEYGFKTLNKTLKRFVEFLNNYRQ, from the coding sequence ATGTTTATTGTAGGAATTTGTGGAAGTCCAAGAAAAAAAGCTACTGAGTATGTTCTTGATAAATCTTTAGAGGATTTAAAAGAACAAGGCTTTGAAACTGAAATGTTTACTGTACGGGGCAAAGAAATAAATCCTTGTCGGCACTGTGATTATTGCTTAAAAAAGAAAGAATGTGTAATGAAGGATGACATGTTTGATGTTTATGATTTGCTTAGAAAAGCAGATGGAATTATACTTGCAAGTCCAATGTATAATGGATCAATTTCATCACAAATTAAAGCTGTAATGGATAGATGCCGAGCTCTTGGTGCTGAAGATATTAATTTACTTAAAGGTAAAATAGGCATGTCAATCGCTGTTGGAGGTGACAGGGCTGGAGGGCAAGAATTAGCTATTCAGCAGATTAACACTTATTATATTTTAAGTGGAATAATTCCTGTAAGTGGAGGTCCTTTTGGAGCTAATCTTGGAGCTACGCTATGGTCACAAGATACACTGGAAGGGGTAAAAAAAGACGAATATGGTTTTAAAACTTTGAATAAGACTTTAAAACGATTTGTTGAATTTTTAAATAATTATAGACAATAA
- a CDS encoding P-II family nitrogen regulator, which translates to MKKIVAIIRQEKLEDVKNALVEVGCQGMNLAEVKGKGRQRGLKEYYRGHNYCIEFLPKTKLEIVVNDNQVEEVVDAIIKSGRTGEIGDGKIFISNIEEVIRIRTGERGEKAV; encoded by the coding sequence ATGAAAAAAATTGTAGCTATTATTCGTCAGGAAAAATTAGAAGATGTTAAAAATGCCCTTGTCGAAGTTGGTTGTCAAGGAATGAATTTAGCTGAAGTTAAAGGAAAAGGAAGACAAAGAGGGCTAAAAGAGTATTATAGAGGTCATAATTATTGTATAGAATTTCTTCCAAAAACAAAATTAGAGATAGTTGTTAATGATAATCAAGTTGAGGAGGTTGTAGATGCTATTATTAAAAGTGGTCGAACAGGGGAAATTGGAGATGGAAAAATATTTATTTCTAATATTGAAGAGGTTATAAGAATAAGAACTGGTGAAAGAGGAGAAAAAGCAGTTTAA
- a CDS encoding ammonium transporter — MEGILNAGDTSWVLISTILVLLMSIPGIAFFYGGLAKKKNVLNTMFLTLIAFSIVTIIWIAFGYELGFGNSISGFIGYPTSIMLHDVGINSITGTIPTYVYIAFQLTFAGLTAALISGAIVGRMKFSAWIVFVVLWTIGVYIPITHWVWGGGWLMNMGVIDFAGGTVVEICSGLSALALAFIIGRRKDRSLLPHNLGYTVLGAGFLWFGWLGFNGGSALTAGGLAASALLVSNLGAAVGLLTWVCIDIWREGKPTVLGAISGAISALVAMTPAAGFVNADGAVIIGFFAAILSYIAISYIKPKFDYDDALDVFGIHGVSGIWGTIATGIFAVVAVGGVSGLIEGNANQLLIQLIATVSTMAYAFVITLIIGKFIDWTIGLRVSEKEEIEGLDTHIHEESGYRL; from the coding sequence ATGGAAGGAATACTAAATGCAGGGGATACTTCATGGGTCCTTATTTCTACTATCTTAGTACTTTTAATGAGTATCCCAGGGATTGCTTTTTTTTATGGTGGCTTAGCTAAAAAGAAAAATGTTTTAAATACTATGTTTTTAACTTTAATTGCTTTTTCAATAGTAACAATAATTTGGATAGCTTTTGGTTATGAGCTTGGCTTTGGAAATTCTATTTCAGGTTTTATTGGATACCCTACAAGTATAATGTTACATGATGTTGGAATAAATTCAATAACAGGCACAATACCTACATATGTTTATATAGCTTTTCAACTAACCTTTGCAGGGTTGACAGCAGCTCTTATTTCAGGAGCTATTGTTGGAAGAATGAAATTTTCAGCATGGATTGTTTTTGTAGTGCTTTGGACAATTGGTGTTTACATTCCTATCACACACTGGGTTTGGGGTGGTGGATGGCTAATGAACATGGGAGTTATTGATTTTGCTGGAGGAACAGTTGTTGAAATATGTTCTGGTCTTTCTGCATTAGCATTAGCTTTTATCATTGGAAGAAGAAAAGACAGGTCTCTCTTGCCACACAATTTGGGATACACCGTATTGGGTGCAGGATTTCTATGGTTTGGATGGTTAGGTTTTAATGGAGGTTCTGCTTTAACTGCTGGAGGTCTTGCTGCATCAGCTTTATTAGTTAGTAACTTAGGAGCTGCAGTAGGTCTTTTAACATGGGTTTGTATTGATATTTGGAGAGAAGGAAAACCAACTGTACTTGGTGCTATTTCTGGTGCTATTTCTGCTCTTGTTGCTATGACTCCTGCTGCAGGATTTGTAAATGCTGATGGAGCAGTTATAATTGGATTTTTTGCAGCAATTTTATCATACATAGCTATTAGTTATATTAAACCGAAATTTGATTATGATGATGCTTTAGATGTTTTTGGAATACATGGAGTATCGGGTATTTGGGGAACTATAGCCACAGGAATTTTTGCAGTAGTTGCTGTTGGAGGTGTTTCAGGATTAATTGAAGGTAATGCTAATCAACTTTTAATTCAATTAATTGCTACGGTTTCTACAATGGCTTATGCATTTGTAATAACATTGATAATAGGCAAATTCATTGATTGGACAATTGGTCTTAGAGTATCTGAAAAAGAAGAAATAGAAGGTTTGGATACCCATATCCATGAAGAATCTGGTTATAGATTATAA
- a CDS encoding TrpB-like pyridoxal phosphate-dependent enzyme, with protein sequence MMYKIELSSDEVPKKWYNINADLPSEIPPPKNSEGKNQIEYLPKIFSKGVLEQEFSTERYINIPDEVRELYMRMGRPSPLFRAKGLEDKLNTPAKIYFKREDSSPTGSHKLNSAIPQAYYAKKDGIERLTTETGAGQWGTALSLACSQVDLDCTVYMVKVSFDQKPFRKVIMGIYGGEVHASPSKYTEVGRKTLAENPDHPGSLGIAISEAIEDALDNEHAYYSIGSALNHVMLHQTIIGQEVKTQLEIAEEEPDVMIGCVGGGSNFAGFTFPFIKDKIDGNSDCEFIGVEPSSCPTLTEGQYDFDFGDTTGLTPLIKMFTLGHDFVAPSVHAGGLRYHGMSPQVSLLKKEGFIDARSATQKEVFKAGVLFAKSEGIVPAPESTHAIKVAIDEAKKCKETGEEKTIVFNLSGHGLLDLVGYDKFLSNQLSSDN encoded by the coding sequence ATTATGTATAAAATAGAATTATCTTCCGATGAAGTACCAAAAAAATGGTATAATATTAATGCAGATCTTCCTTCTGAAATTCCTCCTCCGAAAAATAGTGAAGGTAAAAATCAAATTGAATATCTTCCTAAGATTTTTTCAAAAGGAGTTCTTGAACAAGAATTTTCAACAGAAAGATATATTAATATCCCAGATGAAGTAAGAGAGTTATATATGCGAATGGGTAGACCAAGCCCTTTATTTAGAGCTAAAGGTCTAGAAGATAAGTTAAACACTCCTGCAAAAATATATTTTAAAAGAGAAGATTCTTCTCCAACCGGTAGTCATAAACTAAATAGTGCGATTCCACAGGCATATTATGCAAAAAAAGATGGAATTGAAAGATTGACAACAGAAACAGGCGCTGGACAATGGGGTACTGCTCTTTCACTTGCTTGTTCTCAAGTTGATTTGGATTGTACTGTTTATATGGTTAAAGTATCCTTTGATCAAAAACCTTTCAGAAAAGTCATAATGGGTATCTATGGGGGGGAAGTTCATGCTTCTCCAAGTAAATATACAGAAGTTGGAAGAAAAACTTTAGCTGAAAATCCAGATCATCCAGGGTCTCTTGGAATAGCTATTTCTGAAGCTATTGAAGATGCATTAGATAATGAACATGCATATTACTCAATTGGTAGTGCTTTAAATCATGTAATGTTACATCAAACAATCATAGGTCAAGAAGTTAAAACACAATTAGAGATTGCTGAAGAAGAACCTGATGTAATGATTGGATGTGTTGGTGGTGGAAGTAACTTTGCAGGATTTACATTTCCTTTTATTAAAGATAAAATTGATGGTAATAGTGATTGTGAGTTTATAGGTGTTGAGCCTAGTTCTTGTCCTACTTTGACTGAAGGTCAATATGATTTTGATTTTGGAGATACGACTGGTTTAACTCCTCTTATTAAAATGTTCACATTAGGGCATGATTTTGTAGCTCCTTCTGTACATGCAGGTGGACTTAGATATCATGGTATGTCTCCTCAGGTTTCTTTACTTAAAAAAGAAGGATTCATTGATGCTAGATCTGCTACTCAGAAGGAAGTTTTCAAGGCAGGTGTCTTATTTGCTAAATCTGAGGGTATTGTACCTGCACCAGAATCTACTCATGCTATTAAAGTTGCTATTGATGAAGCTAAAAAATGTAAAGAAACTGGAGAAGAAAAAACAATTGTTTTTAATTTATCTGGGCATGGTTTACTTGATCTTGTAGGATATGATAAATTTCTTTCTAATCAGTTATCTTCTGATAATTGA
- a CDS encoding TOBE domain-containing protein, producing MTEVKAGVEYKINVGDKNFLLNEKKFNLLNYINITGSITEAAKLTKISYRTSLNYIEKIETSLEIAVVSTTKGGKGGGGSAKLTSEGRLILKECKKINAIMELHKEVNEIEAEVISVNKEKQVMNIEMKDLDMTIPLNEKYEVGDKILALISYDNIFIMLEEQESSVRNILKGKIVEISLSGEMIRVKADVGGIYLYSNITRSAEENLKLRLGKEIYLGFKAVSIATLKL from the coding sequence ATGACAGAAGTCAAAGCAGGTGTAGAATATAAAATAAATGTTGGGGATAAAAATTTTCTCCTTAATGAAAAAAAGTTTAATCTCCTTAACTATATAAACATAACAGGTTCTATTACAGAAGCAGCTAAACTAACAAAAATATCTTATAGAACATCTCTTAATTATATAGAAAAAATTGAGACTTCATTAGAAATAGCTGTTGTTTCAACTACAAAAGGAGGTAAAGGAGGAGGAGGTAGTGCAAAATTAACCTCAGAAGGAAGATTAATTTTAAAAGAATGTAAAAAAATTAATGCAATCATGGAACTCCATAAAGAAGTAAACGAGATTGAAGCTGAAGTTATTTCAGTGAACAAAGAAAAACAGGTTATGAACATTGAGATGAAAGATCTTGATATGACAATTCCTTTAAATGAAAAATATGAAGTTGGAGACAAGATTTTAGCTCTAATAAGCTATGATAATATATTTATAATGTTAGAAGAACAAGAATCAAGCGTTAGAAATATATTAAAAGGGAAAATAGTCGAAATAAGTCTCAGTGGAGAAATGATAAGAGTTAAAGCAGATGTTGGTGGAATTTATTTATATTCAAACATAACTCGTTCAGCAGAAGAAAATCTCAAGTTAAGATTAGGGAAAGAAATTTATCTTGGTTTCAAAGCTGTTTCCATAGCAACATTGAAACTTTAG
- a CDS encoding indolepyruvate ferredoxin oxidoreductase subunit alpha, with protein sequence MLVDKDKCTGCGECKDICPKGQKIWKINKTAHANNLEYCHVCTLCASKCPEGAITIERNAPNEEEEIKRLKKAKSGKSKLGI encoded by the coding sequence ATATTAGTTGATAAAGATAAATGTACTGGTTGTGGAGAGTGCAAAGATATATGTCCCAAAGGTCAAAAAATCTGGAAAATAAATAAAACAGCACATGCAAATAATCTTGAATACTGTCATGTGTGTACCCTATGTGCATCGAAATGTCCAGAAGGAGCAATAACTATAGAAAGAAATGCTCCAAATGAAGAAGAAGAAATAAAAAGACTTAAAAAAGCAAAATCTGGAAAAAGCAAATTAGGCATTTAA
- the hisB gene encoding imidazoleglycerol-phosphate dehydratase HisB yields MEKNRLAKVSRKTSETDIRIKINLDGEGKYNINSGINFFNHMLESFSKHSMIDLDIQAIGDIDIDDHHTIEDVGILLGKAFLEAIGDKKGIKRMSHAIVPMDDSLATVAIDISGRSYFKANFKFNNDKIGDMTSDTIKHFFESFASSGKVNLNISAEGSNDHHKAEAIFKAFAKSLHDACKVEHDSIPSTKGIL; encoded by the coding sequence ATGGAGAAAAATAGATTAGCTAAAGTTTCAAGAAAAACATCTGAAACAGATATTAGAATAAAGATTAATTTAGATGGTGAAGGAAAATACAATATTAATAGTGGGATAAATTTCTTTAATCATATGCTTGAATCATTTTCAAAACACAGCATGATTGATTTAGATATCCAAGCCATAGGAGATATAGATATAGATGACCATCATACAATAGAAGATGTTGGAATTTTACTTGGGAAAGCATTTTTAGAGGCTATTGGAGATAAAAAAGGAATTAAAAGAATGTCTCATGCAATAGTACCTATGGATGATTCTTTAGCTACAGTCGCAATTGATATAAGTGGACGTAGCTATTTCAAAGCTAATTTCAAATTTAATAATGATAAAATTGGAGATATGACTAGTGATACGATTAAACACTTTTTTGAATCTTTCGCAAGTTCAGGAAAGGTAAATTTAAATATATCTGCTGAAGGTTCAAATGATCACCACAAAGCTGAAGCAATATTCAAAGCATTTGCAAAATCACTGCATGATGCTTGTAAAGTAGAGCATGATTCAATTCCAAGTACTAAAGGAATACTTTAA
- a CDS encoding F420-dependent methylenetetrahydromethanopterin dehydrogenase gives MVVKIGIIKSGNIGTSPVLDLLLDERADRPNIDVRIIGSGAKMNPEQVEEVTPKVKDFDPDFAIFISPNPGAPGPAKARELLSGYDIPAVIIGDAPGAGKKDEMDEQGLGYIIVKGDPMIGARRELLDPTEMASFNADVIKVLALTGAYRVVQNAIDALIEAAEAGKELELPKIILTAEKAVESAGFTNPYAKAKAIAAYEAAGKVADIDTKGCFMVRDANQYIPLVAAAHELIGTAAKLATEAREIEKANDSVLRTPHAGDGSIVSKTKLLDKPS, from the coding sequence ATGGTTGTCAAAATTGGAATTATAAAAAGTGGTAATATTGGTACTTCTCCAGTATTAGATTTATTACTCGATGAACGTGCTGATAGACCTAACATAGATGTTCGAATTATCGGTTCTGGAGCTAAAATGAACCCAGAACAAGTAGAAGAAGTAACTCCAAAAGTTAAAGACTTTGACCCAGATTTTGCTATATTTATAAGTCCTAACCCAGGTGCACCTGGACCAGCTAAAGCAAGAGAACTCTTATCTGGATATGATATTCCTGCTGTAATTATAGGGGATGCTCCAGGAGCTGGAAAGAAGGATGAAATGGATGAACAAGGTTTAGGATATATAATTGTTAAAGGAGACCCAATGATTGGAGCAAGAAGAGAATTACTCGATCCAACTGAAATGGCTTCTTTCAATGCAGATGTTATTAAAGTTTTAGCTTTAACTGGTGCTTACAGAGTAGTTCAAAATGCTATTGATGCTCTTATTGAAGCAGCTGAAGCTGGTAAAGAATTAGAATTACCAAAAATCATATTAACTGCTGAAAAAGCTGTTGAATCTGCAGGATTCACTAATCCTTATGCAAAAGCAAAAGCTATTGCTGCCTACGAAGCAGCTGGTAAAGTAGCAGACATTGATACTAAAGGTTGTTTCATGGTTCGTGATGCTAACCAATATATACCACTCGTAGCTGCTGCTCATGAGTTAATTGGAACTGCTGCTAAACTCGCAACTGAAGCAAGAGAAATCGAAAAAGCTAATGACTCAGTTTTAAGAACTCCACACGCTGGTGACGGTTCTATTGTTTCAAAAACTAAATTGTTAGATAAACCATCCTAA
- the cfbB gene encoding Ni-sirohydrochlorin a,c-diamide synthase yields MRIVLAGTGSAVGKTTISTGIMKVLSDEMNVQPFKVGPDYIDPSYHSLATKNPPRNLDSFFMNEDQIRSSFVRGLEISKAEIGIIEGVRGLYEGISPTGDVGNTASIAKALDAPVILILNARSLVKSAAAVVLGFKTLDPNVKIEGVILNKVKGKRHYLKAKEAIEKLSNTKVIGGIPRDDDLIVKERHLGLVPALEKERIANDINKWANVIRENIDLDALKNIAKSNSKVKTDSKTELWTSENKKKTKIAVALDEAFNFYYTENFESLEDNNAKLIYFSPYKDDEVPDVDALYLGGGYPEIFAKELESNQSMRKSINKFHNNGNPIYGECGGLLYLSKSIDGFKMCDVIPHPSKMTDKVQGLSYVIAKSNKDNLISKKDDIFRGHEFHYTKLQIEKNLINDVNFALDIQRGRGIINNHDGISIGNTLASYLHIHACSCPNFAYNFTNNIIEL; encoded by the coding sequence ATGAGAATTGTATTGGCTGGAACTGGTAGTGCGGTAGGTAAAACAACTATTTCAACAGGAATTATGAAAGTATTATCTGATGAAATGAATGTACAACCTTTTAAAGTTGGTCCTGATTATATTGATCCTTCATATCACTCTTTAGCTACAAAAAACCCTCCTAGAAATCTTGACTCATTTTTTATGAATGAGGATCAAATTAGAAGTTCATTTGTTAGAGGTTTAGAAATTTCTAAAGCTGAAATTGGAATTATAGAAGGTGTTAGAGGACTTTATGAAGGTATTAGTCCTACAGGGGATGTTGGAAATACTGCTTCAATAGCTAAAGCTTTAGATGCTCCAGTTATACTTATTTTAAATGCTCGTAGTCTTGTAAAAAGTGCAGCTGCTGTTGTTTTAGGGTTTAAAACTCTTGATCCTAATGTTAAAATTGAGGGAGTAATACTTAACAAAGTTAAAGGAAAACGTCATTATCTTAAAGCTAAAGAAGCTATTGAAAAACTTTCTAATACCAAAGTAATTGGTGGAATCCCTCGTGACGATGACTTAATAGTAAAAGAACGACATTTAGGTTTGGTACCAGCATTAGAAAAAGAGAGAATTGCTAATGATATTAATAAATGGGCTAATGTTATTAGAGAAAATATTGACTTAGATGCTTTAAAAAATATAGCAAAATCAAATTCAAAAGTTAAAACAGATTCTAAAACTGAACTTTGGACTTCTGAAAATAAAAAAAAGACAAAAATTGCAGTAGCTCTTGATGAAGCGTTTAATTTTTATTATACTGAGAATTTCGAAAGTTTAGAAGATAATAATGCAAAATTAATCTATTTTAGTCCTTACAAAGATGATGAGGTCCCTGATGTCGATGCTCTCTATCTTGGAGGAGGATATCCTGAAATTTTTGCAAAGGAGCTAGAATCTAATCAATCTATGCGAAAATCTATTAATAAATTCCATAATAATGGTAATCCTATTTATGGGGAATGTGGAGGTTTATTGTATTTATCAAAATCTATTGATGGGTTTAAAATGTGTGATGTTATTCCTCATCCTTCTAAGATGACTGATAAGGTTCAAGGTCTTAGTTATGTCATCGCTAAGTCAAATAAAGATAACCTTATTTCAAAAAAGGATGATATATTTAGAGGACATGAATTTCATTATACAAAGCTTCAAATTGAGAAAAATCTGATTAATGATGTTAATTTTGCTTTAGATATTCAAAGAGGAAGAGGAATAATTAATAATCATGATGGTATTTCTATTGGAAATACTCTAGCTAGCTATCTTCATATTCATGCTTGTTCTTGTCCTAATTTTGCATATAATTTTACAAATAATATAATTGAATTATAA